In one window of Microbacterium dextranolyticum DNA:
- the tatA gene encoding Sec-independent protein translocase subunit TatA, which produces MPSNLLTGPHLWILLIVILLLFGAAKLPALAKSMGQSARIFKGEMKAMKDDDAPAASTAADAPATPAAPTVQNTAAPQTPVAGAPADATPRTPDSAS; this is translated from the coding sequence ATGCCGAGCAACCTGCTGACCGGACCGCATCTGTGGATCCTTCTGATCGTGATCCTGCTCCTCTTCGGTGCGGCGAAGCTCCCCGCGCTGGCCAAGAGCATGGGTCAGTCCGCCCGGATCTTCAAGGGTGAGATGAAGGCGATGAAGGACGACGACGCTCCCGCGGCCTCGACGGCCGCAGACGCGCCGGCGACGCCCGCGGCACCGACCGTGCAGAACACGGCCGCGCCGCAGACGCCTGTTGCCGGTGCACCGGCGGATGCCACGCCGCGCACCCCCGATTCCGCTTCCTGA
- a CDS encoding helix-turn-helix transcriptional regulator: MSARPLLATDRAALILQLVPYLIGKGEVSLVDAAEDFEVTPEQMRAMVEKLTVIGLPGEGGFWQMANDLFDIDWDLLDQQDLIVITNAVGLERTPRLTAREAAALLAGLQLAASLPGVGDSGVVQGLLAKLARGTSGAPADVIVAPERVDDVRAAVAEALRRGVAVSFGYQAPDAPATTRTVDPVKVHIAGGQWYLQGWCHLREAVRTFHLDRVSDVRVTDIPTTHGADAVPDLFEPGDGDVEVQVRYRHTISPLLADFVVDERDAHDGLRIASIRLGDARSLKRLAARLGGELEILGPTDAREATAAWAQAGLEQYR; this comes from the coding sequence GTGAGCGCGCGACCACTCCTCGCCACCGACCGAGCGGCACTGATCCTGCAGCTCGTGCCCTACCTCATCGGCAAGGGGGAGGTGTCTCTCGTCGACGCGGCGGAGGACTTCGAGGTCACCCCCGAGCAGATGCGCGCCATGGTCGAGAAGCTCACGGTCATCGGCCTGCCCGGCGAAGGCGGGTTCTGGCAGATGGCGAACGACCTGTTCGACATCGACTGGGATCTTCTGGATCAGCAGGATCTCATCGTGATCACCAATGCGGTCGGCCTCGAGCGGACGCCGCGGCTGACCGCACGCGAGGCTGCCGCGCTCCTCGCCGGACTGCAGCTCGCGGCCTCGCTCCCCGGCGTCGGCGACAGCGGCGTCGTCCAGGGGCTGCTGGCCAAACTCGCCCGGGGCACGTCCGGAGCGCCGGCGGATGTGATCGTCGCGCCCGAGCGCGTGGATGACGTGCGCGCCGCCGTCGCCGAGGCGTTGCGCCGCGGTGTCGCCGTCTCGTTCGGGTACCAGGCGCCGGACGCGCCCGCGACCACGCGCACCGTCGATCCCGTCAAGGTGCACATCGCGGGAGGTCAGTGGTATCTGCAGGGCTGGTGCCACCTGCGCGAGGCGGTTCGCACGTTCCACCTCGACCGAGTCTCGGATGTGCGGGTGACCGACATCCCCACGACGCACGGAGCCGACGCCGTGCCGGATCTCTTCGAGCCGGGCGACGGCGATGTGGAGGTACAGGTGCGCTACCGCCACACCATCTCTCCGCTCCTCGCCGACTTCGTCGTCGACGAACGCGATGCCCACGACGGCCTGCGCATCGCCTCCATCCGTCTCGGCGACGCGCGCAGCCTCAAGCGCCTCGCCGCTCGTCTCGGTGGAGAGCTCGAGATCCTCGGCCCGACCGATGCGCGCGAGGCGACTGCGGCGTGGGCACAGGCCGGTCTCGAGCAGTACCGCTGA
- a CDS encoding helix-turn-helix transcriptional regulator produces MVTESPRTAPEERLVNLVVALMATEQGLTKDTILSSVAGYREQTTAGASKDALEKMFERDKQTLRGLSIQIETIGDHADPDDLREARYRIPTAEYELPADIDFTPAELAVLNLAGGVWSESSMSAEARSGLRKIRALGNDVDAPIIGYSPRINLREAAFAPLQRAIEQGRVVSFAYMKPGEDAPRRRRLRPLALLEYEARWHVYGFDLDRDAHRTFLLSRISSEVEITRATFDLSEREGAGERALAGLADVAAQQSALLEVMPGTEAALRLARRARAADRGIRVPYVDVHILADELASYGPEVRVLEPEALRDEVVARLRRVLDAHGGAA; encoded by the coding sequence GTGGTTACCGAGTCCCCGCGCACCGCGCCCGAAGAGCGTCTGGTCAACCTCGTGGTCGCACTCATGGCCACCGAGCAGGGGCTGACGAAGGACACGATCCTCTCGTCCGTCGCCGGGTACCGCGAACAGACCACGGCCGGTGCGAGCAAGGATGCACTCGAGAAGATGTTCGAGCGCGACAAGCAGACGCTGCGCGGACTGTCGATCCAGATCGAGACCATCGGCGACCACGCCGATCCGGATGATCTGCGCGAGGCGCGGTATCGCATCCCCACGGCGGAATACGAGCTACCGGCCGACATCGATTTCACCCCCGCCGAACTGGCGGTGCTGAACCTCGCCGGCGGCGTGTGGAGCGAGAGCTCGATGTCCGCGGAGGCGCGGAGCGGTCTGCGCAAGATCCGCGCGCTCGGGAACGACGTCGATGCGCCGATCATCGGGTACTCGCCCCGGATCAACCTGCGCGAGGCGGCGTTCGCTCCGTTGCAGCGCGCGATCGAGCAGGGGCGGGTCGTCTCCTTCGCGTATATGAAGCCGGGCGAGGATGCCCCGCGGCGCCGACGCCTGCGCCCGCTGGCGCTGCTGGAGTACGAAGCGCGATGGCACGTGTACGGGTTCGATCTCGATCGTGACGCTCACCGGACGTTCCTCCTCTCGCGTATCTCCTCCGAGGTGGAGATCACGAGGGCGACCTTCGACCTGTCCGAGCGGGAGGGAGCGGGGGAGCGGGCACTGGCCGGTCTGGCGGACGTCGCCGCTCAGCAGAGCGCCCTTCTCGAGGTGATGCCGGGGACCGAGGCGGCGTTGCGTCTGGCGCGCCGAGCGCGGGCGGCGGATCGCGGCATCCGCGTGCCGTACGTCGATGTCCACATCCTCGCCGACGAACTCGCCTCCTATGGTCCGGAGGTGCGGGTCCTCGAGCCCGAGGCGCTCCGCGACGAGGTGGTCGCGCGCCTGCGTCGGGTCCTCGACGCACACGGAGGTGCCGCGTGA
- a CDS encoding FKBP-type peptidyl-prolyl cis-trans isomerase: MHRVPAVLAVLGLSALTLAACSSAPAGSSAASCERVTSDATVLDFAHVSGSFGQPTLNIESPVYVEQPTFHDETVGDGMRVTSTGQDVQFSISVVNGATGQSLGSAATQPLSVGSWDSRIPGLGALMMCATEGSRIVGAIPSTGLPDQTAQGLGVSPGQSLVFTIDLAHVYRAAADGASQYNDRRGMPSVVLAPDGRPGVIVPDSAAPTDVAVELLKKGDGPAIGSSDAARVHYTAVDWKTRKVTDSTWESGASVAVTPDSRLGFAAQLQGATVGSQLLVVVPAAAGSGSATVYVVDILGIDPASSAR; encoded by the coding sequence GTGCATCGCGTCCCTGCTGTCCTCGCCGTCCTGGGCCTGTCGGCCCTGACCCTCGCCGCATGCTCGTCGGCGCCTGCCGGCTCATCCGCCGCATCGTGCGAGCGTGTGACCTCGGATGCCACGGTGCTCGACTTCGCGCATGTGTCCGGATCGTTCGGACAGCCGACCCTGAACATCGAGTCGCCGGTCTACGTCGAGCAGCCCACGTTCCACGACGAGACGGTCGGCGACGGGATGCGCGTGACCAGCACCGGTCAGGACGTGCAGTTCTCGATCTCGGTCGTGAACGGTGCCACCGGTCAGAGCCTCGGATCCGCCGCCACGCAGCCGCTCTCGGTGGGCTCGTGGGACAGTCGGATCCCGGGACTGGGCGCACTGATGATGTGCGCCACCGAGGGCTCCCGCATCGTGGGGGCGATTCCGAGCACCGGCCTGCCGGATCAGACCGCGCAGGGCCTCGGGGTCTCGCCGGGGCAGTCCCTCGTCTTCACGATCGACCTCGCCCACGTGTACCGCGCCGCCGCCGACGGCGCATCGCAGTACAACGACCGGCGCGGCATGCCGTCGGTCGTCCTCGCGCCCGACGGGCGGCCCGGCGTGATCGTGCCCGACTCGGCCGCTCCGACGGACGTGGCCGTAGAGCTGCTGAAGAAGGGCGACGGCCCGGCGATCGGTTCGTCCGACGCCGCGCGCGTCCACTACACCGCCGTCGACTGGAAGACCCGAAAGGTCACCGATTCCACGTGGGAGAGCGGCGCTTCGGTGGCTGTCACCCCCGACAGCCGACTCGGCTTCGCCGCGCAGCTGCAGGGCGCGACCGTGGGTTCCCAGCTGCTGGTCGTCGTGCCGGCGGCTGCGGGCTCGGGCTCTGCCACCGTCTACGTCGTCGACATCCTCGGAATCGACCCGGCGTCGTCGGCGCGCTGA
- a CDS encoding tRNA (adenine-N1)-methyltransferase translates to MTTDLRPSGPFRLGDRVQLTGPKGRLHTVTLRENGELHTHHGVLRHTEIIGKPDGSVVTNSGGHEYLALRPLLRDFVMSMPRGAAIVYPKDAAQIVASADIFPGATVVEAGVGSGALALWLLRAIGPAGRLHSFERREEFADVARANVETFLGHEPENWTVVVGDLVEELPGQVAPASVDRVVLDMLAPWECIDAVADVLTPGGVVICYVATATQLSRVAEYVRGTGLFAEPEANETMVRGWHVEGLAVRPDHRMVAHTGFLVTARRLAPGAMPPDVRKRALKKPSYADDDVEIWTPGAVGDREITDKNLRKRVREAQRAVSGARIAAGDTADAVTSDEADATGDVD, encoded by the coding sequence ATGACCACCGACCTGCGGCCCAGCGGGCCGTTCCGCCTCGGCGATCGCGTCCAGCTCACCGGCCCGAAGGGGCGCCTGCACACCGTCACCCTGCGCGAGAACGGGGAACTGCACACGCACCACGGGGTCCTGCGGCACACCGAGATCATCGGCAAGCCCGACGGATCCGTCGTGACGAACTCCGGCGGACACGAGTACCTGGCGCTGCGTCCGCTGCTGCGGGACTTCGTGATGTCGATGCCCCGCGGCGCGGCGATCGTCTACCCCAAGGATGCGGCGCAGATCGTGGCATCCGCCGACATCTTCCCCGGCGCGACCGTCGTCGAAGCCGGTGTCGGCTCCGGGGCGCTCGCCCTCTGGCTGCTGCGTGCGATCGGTCCGGCCGGGCGCCTCCATTCGTTCGAACGCCGCGAGGAATTCGCCGACGTGGCGCGCGCGAACGTCGAGACGTTCCTCGGGCACGAGCCGGAGAACTGGACGGTCGTCGTCGGCGACCTGGTCGAAGAGCTTCCGGGGCAGGTTGCGCCCGCGTCGGTCGATCGGGTCGTGCTCGACATGCTGGCACCGTGGGAGTGCATCGATGCCGTCGCCGACGTCCTCACGCCCGGCGGCGTGGTGATCTGCTACGTCGCCACCGCGACCCAGCTGAGCCGCGTGGCGGAGTACGTCCGAGGCACCGGGCTGTTCGCCGAGCCCGAGGCCAACGAGACGATGGTGCGCGGCTGGCATGTCGAGGGACTTGCGGTGCGGCCCGATCACCGCATGGTCGCGCACACGGGATTCCTCGTGACGGCGCGGCGCCTCGCGCCGGGGGCCATGCCTCCCGACGTGCGCAAGCGCGCCCTGAAGAAGCCGAGCTACGCGGACGACGACGTCGAGATCTGGACTCCGGGTGCGGTCGGCGATCGGGAGATCACCGACAAGAACCTCCGCAAACGAGTGCGCGAAGCGCAGCGCGCCGTGAGCGGAGCGCGCATCGCCGCCGGCGACACCGCGGATGCCGTCACGAGCGACGAGGCAGACGCGACCGGCGACGTAGACTGA
- a CDS encoding HAD family hydrolase yields the protein MTTAPADHARTESAARTDAVAQAVPDAILWDMDGTLVDTEPYWMAAETALVEAHGGTWTHEQALTLVGQGLETSAGILQAAGVRMAAGEIVAHLSAQVTRDLSAGPLPLRPGAAEMLADLVAAQIPCALVTMSLRDMARAVVAALPVGTFAHIVAGDDVARPKPFPDAYLQACAALGVDPARAVAIEDSPTGVRAAVAAGVTTIGVPLMVPLTDSGAHQLWPTLAGRTPSDIAEVFATHGTKGSR from the coding sequence ATGACCACAGCGCCTGCCGACCATGCCCGTACGGAGTCGGCGGCCCGCACCGACGCGGTGGCCCAGGCCGTTCCCGACGCCATCCTCTGGGACATGGACGGCACGCTCGTCGACACCGAACCGTACTGGATGGCGGCCGAGACGGCACTCGTCGAGGCGCACGGCGGCACCTGGACGCACGAGCAGGCACTCACCCTCGTCGGGCAGGGTCTCGAGACCTCTGCGGGCATCCTGCAGGCCGCCGGCGTGCGCATGGCTGCCGGAGAGATCGTCGCGCATCTTTCTGCTCAGGTCACGCGCGACCTGAGCGCGGGTCCTCTGCCGTTGCGTCCCGGGGCCGCCGAGATGCTCGCCGACCTGGTCGCCGCGCAGATCCCCTGCGCCCTGGTCACCATGTCGTTGCGCGACATGGCGCGCGCCGTGGTCGCCGCGCTTCCGGTCGGCACCTTCGCGCACATCGTCGCCGGCGATGATGTCGCCCGCCCGAAGCCGTTCCCCGACGCCTATCTGCAGGCGTGTGCCGCGCTGGGCGTCGACCCCGCGCGCGCCGTCGCGATCGAAGACTCGCCGACCGGGGTGCGGGCGGCGGTCGCCGCCGGTGTCACCACGATCGGTGTTCCGCTCATGGTGCCGCTCACCGACTCCGGCGCCCACCAGCTCTGGCCGACGCTCGCCGGCCGCACCCCCTCCGACATCGCCGAGGTCTTCGCGACGCACGGCACGAAAGGCTCCCGATGA